In Candidatus Cohnella colombiensis, one DNA window encodes the following:
- a CDS encoding phosphoribosylaminoimidazolesuccinocarboxamide synthase, whose amino-acid sequence MNTPALATAVDLISAPLIHKGKVRELYDLGEHLLIVVTDRISAFDYVLDPPVPDKGNVLNGLSAYWFEQTEEIQPNHVVHTDVTKLGDFVKQPERLAGRIMVSRKAQRVDIECVVRGYVTGGGWRQYVETGEVNGIKLPEGLRKNGKLDEPIFTPAGKNDVGHDEDIPFEEMVNRVGREVAEELRDRSLKLYEFGRDYCAKRGIILADCKFEFGLIDGQVILIDEMLTPDSSRFWAEENYALDIEIDSMDKEPVRTYLAGSDWDKNSPPPPLPTEVVEATSSRYREIYSRLTV is encoded by the coding sequence ATGAATACCCCGGCATTAGCAACAGCAGTAGATCTCATTAGTGCCCCGCTTATTCATAAGGGGAAAGTGAGAGAGTTGTACGATCTTGGCGAGCATCTTCTTATCGTTGTGACAGATCGCATCTCGGCGTTCGATTATGTGCTTGACCCTCCTGTACCGGACAAAGGTAATGTGCTCAATGGACTGAGCGCATACTGGTTCGAGCAAACTGAGGAGATTCAGCCTAATCATGTGGTGCATACCGATGTGACGAAGCTTGGAGATTTTGTGAAACAACCAGAGCGGTTGGCAGGACGCATTATGGTCAGTCGCAAAGCGCAGCGCGTCGATATTGAGTGTGTGGTGCGCGGTTATGTAACAGGTGGCGGATGGCGTCAGTACGTGGAAACGGGTGAGGTCAACGGTATTAAGCTACCGGAAGGGTTGCGCAAGAACGGTAAGCTGGATGAGCCAATCTTCACACCTGCGGGTAAAAATGACGTCGGACACGATGAGGACATCCCGTTCGAGGAGATGGTTAACCGCGTAGGACGCGAGGTAGCGGAAGAGTTGCGTGACCGCAGTCTGAAGCTGTACGAGTTCGGCCGTGATTACTGCGCGAAGCGTGGCATTATTTTAGCAGATTGCAAGTTCGAATTCGGCCTCATTGATGGACAGGTTATTTTAATTGATGAGATGTTGACGCCAGATTCTTCGCGCTTCTGGGCAGAGGAAAACTACGCGCTCGACATTGAGATTGATAGCATGGATAAGGAGCCGGTACGCACGTATTTGGCAGGCTCGGATTGGGATAAGAATAGTCCGCCACCACCACTACCGACAGAGGTTGTTGAAGCGACCAGCTCGAGATACCGGGAAATTTACAGTCGTTTGACGGTTTGA
- the purM gene encoding phosphoribosylformylglycinamidine cyclo-ligase gives MSEAYKQAGVDIAAGNEAVERMKKHVKRTFRPEVLTGLGGFGGLFGLNKDKYEEPVLVSGTDGVGTKLKLAFAMDKHDTIGIDAVAMCVNDVIVTGAEPLFFLDYLACDKIIPEKIEAIVKGIADGCEQAGCALIGGETAEMPGMYQDGEYDIAGFTVGIVDRPKAIDGSKIQVGDAVIGLASSGVHSNGFSLVRKLLLEQKGYALTDKPAELQGKTLGETLLEPTRIYVKQILKLLESIQIKGMAHITGGGFIENIPRVLPDNVNVDIKSGSWPVLPIFGLMQQAGGISDRDMYTTFNMGIGMVLVVSADQAEQALAIAEQLGEQAYRIGTVTEGSHIVTFEGVELP, from the coding sequence GTGTCCGAAGCGTACAAACAAGCCGGCGTCGATATCGCGGCAGGCAACGAGGCAGTCGAACGGATGAAGAAGCACGTTAAGCGCACATTCCGTCCTGAGGTGCTTACAGGACTCGGCGGTTTCGGCGGTCTTTTTGGCCTGAATAAGGACAAATATGAAGAGCCCGTGCTCGTAAGCGGAACGGATGGCGTAGGTACGAAGCTGAAGCTTGCGTTTGCGATGGATAAGCACGACACCATAGGTATTGATGCAGTAGCGATGTGCGTAAACGATGTGATCGTAACAGGTGCAGAGCCGCTCTTCTTCCTCGACTATCTCGCATGCGACAAAATCATTCCAGAAAAAATCGAAGCTATCGTTAAAGGGATCGCTGACGGCTGCGAGCAAGCGGGCTGCGCATTGATCGGTGGCGAAACTGCTGAGATGCCGGGCATGTATCAGGATGGCGAGTACGACATCGCTGGCTTTACAGTCGGTATCGTGGATCGTCCGAAAGCGATTGACGGCTCCAAGATCCAAGTTGGAGACGCAGTCATCGGACTTGCTTCCAGCGGCGTTCATTCCAACGGCTTCTCGTTAGTGCGTAAGCTTTTGCTAGAACAGAAAGGTTATGCCCTAACGGACAAGCCTGCTGAGCTTCAAGGCAAGACACTAGGCGAAACGTTGCTAGAGCCGACTCGCATCTATGTAAAGCAAATTTTGAAGTTGCTAGAAAGTATTCAAATTAAAGGCATGGCGCACATTACGGGCGGCGGCTTTATCGAAAATATTCCACGCGTTCTCCCGGACAACGTCAACGTGGACATCAAGAGCGGTTCATGGCCAGTGCTACCGATCTTCGGCTTAATGCAACAAGCAGGTGGTATCTCTGATCGCGATATGTACACGACGTTCAATATGGGCATTGGTATGGTGCTAGTTGTATCTGCTGATCAAGCAGAGCAAGCACTAGCAATTGCTGAGCAGCTTGGTGAGCAAGCTTATCGCATCGGAACAGTTACTGAGGGATCGCACATCGTCACATTCGAAGGTGTTGAGCTTCCATGA
- the purB gene encoding adenylosuccinate lyase: MIERYSRPEMRAIWTEENKFKAWLEVELCACEAWAELGHIPHVDTVELRKNAKFDIERIYEIEQETRHDVIAFTRAVSESLGAERKWVHYGLTSTDVVDTALGYLLLQANQILKKDIVAFIEILRAQAIKYKDTPMMGRTHGVHAEPTTFGLKLALWHEEMKRNLERFERAADGVQFGKMSGAVGTYANIDPAVESFVCRKLGITAAPISTQTLQRDRHAEYMATLALIATSIDKFATEIRGLQKSEFREVEEPFGKGQKGSSAMPHKRNPIGCENMSGLSRVIRGHMLTAYENVPLWHERDISHSSAERIILPDATMLLNYMLNRFGNIVKNLTVFPENMKRNMARTFNVPFSGRVLTKLIDKGLAREQAYDTVQPRAMQAWEEQRDFRDIVESSPDITSLLSAEEIADCFDPTWHLKHVDTIFDRLGLK; the protein is encoded by the coding sequence ATGATCGAACGTTATAGCCGCCCTGAAATGCGGGCCATCTGGACAGAAGAAAACAAATTCAAAGCTTGGCTGGAAGTCGAATTGTGTGCTTGCGAGGCGTGGGCAGAGCTAGGTCATATCCCTCACGTGGATACCGTCGAGCTTCGTAAAAATGCGAAATTCGATATCGAGCGCATCTATGAAATTGAACAAGAGACACGTCATGACGTTATCGCGTTCACTCGTGCAGTTTCCGAAAGTTTGGGCGCTGAGCGCAAGTGGGTACATTATGGCTTAACTTCAACAGACGTTGTAGATACTGCACTCGGTTACTTACTGCTACAAGCGAACCAAATCTTGAAAAAAGATATCGTGGCTTTTATCGAAATTTTACGTGCACAGGCTATTAAATATAAAGATACTCCAATGATGGGTCGTACGCATGGCGTTCATGCTGAGCCAACAACTTTCGGTTTGAAGCTTGCCCTGTGGCACGAAGAGATGAAGCGTAACCTAGAGCGCTTCGAGCGTGCGGCAGATGGCGTTCAATTTGGCAAAATGTCGGGAGCGGTGGGTACATATGCGAATATCGACCCGGCTGTAGAATCGTTCGTATGTCGCAAGCTTGGGATTACGGCAGCACCGATCTCGACTCAGACATTACAACGTGATCGTCATGCAGAATATATGGCTACACTAGCATTAATAGCAACTTCGATTGATAAGTTTGCAACAGAAATTCGCGGCTTGCAGAAGAGTGAGTTCCGTGAAGTGGAAGAGCCATTCGGCAAAGGTCAAAAGGGTTCGTCGGCAATGCCGCATAAGCGCAACCCAATTGGCTGTGAAAATATGAGCGGTCTATCGCGTGTTATTCGCGGACATATGCTCACTGCATATGAGAATGTGCCATTGTGGCATGAGCGCGACATCTCGCACTCCTCGGCTGAACGTATTATTTTGCCTGATGCTACAATGCTTCTGAATTATATGTTGAACCGCTTCGGCAATATTGTGAAGAACTTGACTGTGTTTCCTGAGAACATGAAGCGCAACATGGCACGGACGTTTAACGTTCCGTTCTCTGGACGTGTATTGACAAAGCTGATTGACAAGGGCCTGGCGCGTGAGCAAGCGTACGATACAGTTCAGCCTCGCGCCATGCAAGCGTGGGAGGAACAACGAGATTTCCGCGATATCGTGGAATCGTCTCCTGACATTACAAGCCTGTTGTCCGCAGAGGAAATTGCAGATTGCTTTGATCCGACATGGCACTTGAAGCATGTAGATACAATCTTTGATCGTTTGGGATTGAAATAA
- the purQ gene encoding phosphoribosylformylglycinamidine synthase subunit PurQ yields MNFAVLVFPGSNCDIDCFKAVEDTIGQPVDYVFHTETDLSKYDAILVPGGFSYGDYLRCGAIAQFAPVMAEVRKAAEAGKFVLGICNGFQILTEAGLLPGALIRNDSLKFRCHQVDLVVENATTAFTNAYAQGDIIDIPIAHGEGSYFVDDATLATLKANNQIVFRYSGDNPNGSVDHIAGVCNEAGNVVGMMPHPERAVKDILGSADGVRMFESVLKSWRERNGAASVR; encoded by the coding sequence ATGAATTTTGCCGTTCTCGTGTTCCCAGGGTCCAACTGTGATATCGACTGCTTCAAAGCGGTTGAAGATACGATCGGACAACCTGTTGACTATGTGTTCCATACTGAAACTGATTTATCTAAATATGATGCGATTCTCGTTCCTGGCGGCTTCTCCTATGGAGACTACTTGCGTTGCGGCGCAATCGCACAATTCGCACCGGTTATGGCTGAAGTTCGCAAAGCTGCAGAAGCAGGGAAGTTCGTGCTAGGCATCTGCAACGGCTTCCAAATCCTTACCGAAGCAGGCTTGCTGCCAGGCGCGCTGATTCGCAACGACTCGCTTAAATTCCGTTGCCATCAAGTCGATCTCGTCGTTGAAAATGCGACTACAGCATTCACGAATGCATATGCACAAGGCGATATCATCGATATTCCGATTGCACATGGCGAAGGTAGCTACTTTGTAGACGATGCTACATTGGCGACGTTGAAAGCCAACAATCAAATCGTGTTCCGCTATTCCGGTGATAATCCAAACGGTTCTGTCGATCATATCGCAGGTGTCTGCAACGAAGCGGGCAATGTCGTTGGAATGATGCCGCATCCAGAGCGGGCTGTGAAAGATATTCTCGGCTCGGCTGACGGTGTTCGTATGTTCGAGTCTGTACTTAAGAGTTGGAGGGAACGTAATGGCGCAGCAAGTGTCCGCTAA
- the purN gene encoding phosphoribosylglycinamide formyltransferase, translating to MSQSNEPLKIAVFASGSGSNFQALAEAIKREDIHASIELVVCDKPSAYVLERANQLNIATYVFKPKEYASREHYEQEIVNKLLADGIDLIVLAGYMRIITNVLVEPFYGRMINIHPALLPSFPGLDGVGQALDYGAKLTGATVHFVDGGTDTGPIIAQQVVEIREDDTKETLAHRIQQVEHILLPKVVRMISEGKVTLSGRKVRVAQ from the coding sequence ATGAGCCAGTCGAACGAGCCGCTGAAAATTGCGGTATTCGCTTCCGGGAGCGGGAGCAACTTTCAAGCGTTAGCGGAAGCGATTAAACGCGAGGACATCCATGCATCTATCGAGCTTGTCGTTTGCGATAAGCCATCTGCATATGTGCTCGAACGTGCCAACCAACTGAACATAGCTACCTACGTTTTCAAACCGAAAGAATACGCGTCTCGTGAACACTATGAACAAGAAATCGTCAACAAGCTGCTAGCTGATGGAATCGACTTGATCGTGTTGGCGGGTTATATGCGAATTATAACGAACGTGCTCGTGGAACCTTTTTATGGTCGCATGATCAATATACACCCGGCGCTCTTGCCTTCTTTTCCAGGATTGGATGGAGTCGGACAGGCGCTCGATTATGGAGCGAAGCTTACGGGAGCAACTGTTCACTTTGTGGATGGGGGCACCGATACAGGACCGATCATTGCACAGCAAGTGGTGGAAATCCGCGAGGATGATACGAAAGAAACGTTAGCGCATCGCATACAGCAGGTGGAGCACATATTGCTGCCGAAGGTTGTGCGCATGATCTCAGAAGGCAAAGTCACCTTAAGTGGACGAAAAGTAAGGGTAGCACAATAG
- the purF gene encoding amidophosphoribosyltransferase, producing MTRFWTGDYYNEGNGGRDSIFDKLKEECGVFGVFGNSEASNLAYYGLHALQHRGEESCGICTSDNGTFHYHRGMGLVKEVFDRDNLTGLVGNQGIGHVRYSTSGSSQLANAQPLVFKYRGGDLAVATNGNLVNEPGIRKELEEKGSIFQTTSDTEVIAHLIARSPKDLVEAVKDAFSTVIGGFAFLIMTQDKLLAACDPHGLRPLVMGRLGESYIFASESCALETIGAVYERDVQPGELLVLDKDGLHEDRFAPMERRAVCAMEYIYFARPDSDIYGVNLHTSRKRMGQTLAQEAFVDADIVTGVPDSSISAAIGYAEQTGIPYELGLIKNKYTGRTFIQPSQELREKGVKMKLSAVRKVVEGKRVVMIDDSIVRGTTSLRIVNMLRDAGALEVHVRITSPPFMNPCYYGIDTPNPADLIASSKTVEEIRQAINADSLYFLSERGLIDSVGGHDNEYNRGLCLACFNNDYPTPVEFKDAKLTSCGCD from the coding sequence GTGACACGCTTCTGGACCGGGGACTATTACAACGAGGGTAACGGCGGTCGCGATTCGATTTTTGACAAGTTAAAAGAAGAATGCGGCGTGTTCGGTGTATTCGGTAATTCTGAAGCATCAAACTTAGCTTATTACGGCTTGCATGCATTGCAACACCGTGGCGAAGAAAGTTGTGGCATCTGCACATCCGACAATGGAACGTTCCACTATCATCGTGGGATGGGACTCGTTAAAGAGGTGTTCGATCGCGATAATCTGACGGGACTCGTCGGTAATCAAGGGATCGGACATGTGCGTTACTCGACATCTGGATCAAGTCAATTAGCGAATGCGCAACCGCTTGTTTTCAAATATCGTGGCGGTGATTTGGCTGTTGCGACGAATGGCAATCTGGTCAATGAGCCAGGCATTCGCAAAGAGCTTGAGGAAAAAGGCTCGATCTTCCAGACGACGAGCGATACAGAGGTCATTGCCCATCTGATCGCACGTTCGCCGAAAGATTTGGTTGAAGCAGTTAAGGATGCATTTTCCACTGTAATTGGGGGCTTTGCCTTCTTGATCATGACGCAGGACAAGCTGCTCGCAGCATGCGATCCGCACGGTCTGAGACCTCTTGTGATGGGCCGACTAGGCGAGTCGTACATCTTTGCATCAGAATCATGTGCGTTAGAAACGATTGGTGCAGTTTACGAAAGAGACGTTCAGCCGGGTGAATTGCTCGTGTTGGATAAGGACGGTTTACACGAGGATCGGTTCGCTCCGATGGAGCGCCGTGCGGTATGTGCGATGGAGTACATTTACTTCGCACGTCCAGACAGTGACATCTACGGTGTGAACTTGCATACTTCGCGTAAACGGATGGGTCAGACGCTTGCTCAGGAAGCTTTTGTCGATGCGGATATTGTAACTGGGGTGCCTGATTCGAGCATCTCAGCTGCAATTGGTTACGCTGAGCAAACCGGTATTCCTTACGAGCTTGGACTTATCAAAAATAAATATACCGGACGCACATTCATCCAGCCTTCGCAGGAACTACGTGAAAAAGGTGTAAAGATGAAGCTTTCTGCAGTCCGAAAAGTGGTGGAAGGCAAGCGCGTCGTCATGATCGATGATTCGATTGTGCGCGGGACTACTTCACTACGGATCGTCAACATGCTTCGGGATGCTGGCGCATTAGAAGTCCATGTACGGATTACATCGCCTCCATTCATGAACCCTTGCTACTATGGTATCGATACGCCGAATCCGGCAGATCTGATTGCATCGAGCAAAACCGTCGAAGAAATTCGTCAGGCGATCAATGCTGACTCGTTATATTTCCTAAGCGAACGCGGCTTGATTGATTCCGTTGGCGGTCACGACAACGAGTATAATCGCGGACTATGTCTCGCTTGCTTTAACAATGACTATCCAACTCCAGTGGAGTTCAAAGATGCGAAGCTGACATCCTGCGGCTGCGACTAA
- the purS gene encoding phosphoribosylformylglycinamidine synthase subunit PurS: MKAKVYVTIKENVLDPQGNAVQGALHTMGFNDVSKVRIGKYLEIDLATNDRAQAEAQLKEMSEKLLANTVVEDYRIELEG; the protein is encoded by the coding sequence ATGAAGGCAAAGGTTTACGTTACGATTAAGGAAAACGTGCTCGACCCACAAGGAAACGCGGTGCAAGGCGCACTGCATACGATGGGCTTTAACGATGTTAGCAAAGTACGGATCGGTAAGTACCTCGAAATCGACCTCGCGACGAACGATCGTGCACAAGCAGAGGCGCAATTGAAGGAAATGAGCGAGAAGTTGCTTGCAAATACCGTTGTTGAAGACTATCGCATCGAATTGGAGGGCTGA
- the purK gene encoding 5-(carboxyamino)imidazole ribonucleotide synthase has translation MPGATIGLLGGGQLGRMLAHAGNRLGYRFVTLDPTPDSPCGQTAAQIIASYDDRDAARELAERSDVITYEFENVDADVAAMLEAESYVPQGSKLLYTTQHRLREKRAVEAAGATVAPYAEIVSLNSLQDAVAHLGLPAVLKTATGGYDGKGQWVLREATDLELAWNEASQAGTELVLEQFIKFDKEISVIAARSPSGEVRTFVPAENIHVNNILHLSIVPARVPLGVLAEAERLAVSIAETLGAVGLIAVEMFLTADGQLFVNELAPRPHNSGHYTMEACRTSQFEQHIRAICNLPLGDPSLLTPVVMVNVLGEHMEPLLAWMSKKDDAAEQLGVTPKVHLYGKAEAKHKRKMGHVNVLAPNVDAALEWVSQSPIWRV, from the coding sequence ATGCCTGGAGCGACGATTGGTCTATTAGGTGGTGGTCAGCTTGGACGGATGCTCGCTCATGCGGGTAACCGACTCGGCTATCGTTTTGTAACACTTGATCCGACACCTGATTCGCCATGCGGGCAAACAGCTGCCCAAATCATCGCAAGCTACGATGATCGAGACGCCGCAAGAGAGCTAGCAGAACGCTCGGACGTCATTACGTACGAGTTCGAAAATGTAGATGCAGATGTCGCTGCAATGCTAGAAGCAGAATCGTATGTACCGCAGGGCAGCAAGCTGCTATATACGACACAGCATCGGTTGCGCGAGAAGCGAGCGGTCGAAGCTGCAGGTGCTACGGTTGCACCGTATGCGGAAATTGTCAGCTTGAATAGCCTGCAAGATGCGGTTGCACATCTCGGATTGCCTGCGGTATTGAAAACCGCAACCGGGGGCTATGATGGCAAAGGACAATGGGTGCTACGTGAAGCGACCGACTTGGAGCTAGCATGGAATGAAGCGAGTCAAGCTGGCACTGAGCTTGTACTTGAACAATTCATTAAGTTTGATAAAGAGATTTCCGTGATTGCTGCGCGTAGCCCTTCGGGTGAAGTAAGGACATTTGTTCCGGCAGAAAACATTCACGTCAACAATATTTTGCACCTATCAATCGTTCCCGCTCGTGTGCCGTTAGGAGTTTTGGCGGAAGCAGAGCGATTGGCTGTATCGATTGCAGAAACATTAGGAGCAGTCGGTCTGATCGCAGTAGAGATGTTCTTAACTGCAGATGGACAGCTGTTCGTCAATGAGCTTGCGCCAAGACCACACAACTCGGGTCACTACACGATGGAAGCATGTCGGACGTCGCAGTTCGAGCAGCACATACGTGCGATTTGCAACTTGCCGCTCGGCGATCCTTCCTTACTTACACCGGTAGTGATGGTCAATGTGCTCGGCGAGCATATGGAGCCATTGCTAGCGTGGATGAGTAAGAAAGATGATGCTGCTGAGCAGCTCGGCGTCACCCCGAAGGTTCATCTTTATGGCAAGGCAGAAGCAAAACATAAGCGTAAGATGGGTCACGTGAACGTGCTCGCACCGAATGTGGATGCGGCGCTAGAATGGGTATCCCAATCACCAATATGGAGGGTTTAA
- the purL gene encoding phosphoribosylformylglycinamidine synthase subunit PurL, with product MAQQVSAKEPTAIQIAEQKIYKQFGVSDKEYALICEFMGRQPNYTEIGVFSVMWSEHCAYKNSKPLLRKFPVTGPRVLMGPGEGAGIVDIGDNQAVVFKIESHNHPSAVEPYQGAATGVGGIIRDIFSMGARPVALLNSLRFGRLESDRARYLFEHVVSGIAGYGNCIGIPTVAGEVMFDEAYEGNPLVNAMCVGLIDHDKIQRGVAKGIGNPVFYVGPATGRDGIHGATFASEDLTAESEAKRSAVQVGDPFMEKLVMEATLELIDSGIVLGIQDMGAAGLTCSSAEMASKAGNGMELYLDEVPQREEGMTAYEMMLSESQERMLFVCEPQHEAQAKGIFERWGLHCAKVGKVSDDGRLKLFHKGELVGDMPVKALVDDCPIYNKPSQIPEYYLKNGAIDTNRYEQVFDLTGALKKVLSSPSLASKEWVYNQYDYMVRTETAVRPGSDAAVVTIRGTRKGLAMTTDCNGRYVYLDPEVGGRIAVAEAGRNIVCSGAEPLAITDNLNFGSPEKPEVFWQMEKAVDGMAEACRVLDTPVIGGNVSLYNENTKGAIYPTPVVGMVGLVHDVDHITTQEFKAEGDIIFLLGETKAEIGGSEFQYAVHGVTEGRPPELDLATERALHGAVLSVIQQGLVASAHDLSEGGLAAALAESGFGRGLGADVSFETNLRPDLALFSESQSRILLSAKPEKADALANALKAAGIKVQLLGKVSGDRLTISVGGHVAIDATVAELRHEWKDAIPSYMNGNSK from the coding sequence ATGGCGCAGCAAGTGTCCGCTAAGGAACCTACCGCAATCCAAATTGCGGAGCAAAAAATATACAAGCAATTCGGCGTATCCGACAAGGAATATGCGCTGATCTGTGAGTTCATGGGTCGTCAACCGAACTACACCGAAATCGGTGTGTTCAGCGTTATGTGGTCTGAGCATTGTGCATACAAAAACTCAAAGCCATTATTGAGAAAATTCCCTGTTACCGGTCCACGCGTGTTGATGGGTCCTGGTGAAGGTGCTGGGATCGTAGATATTGGTGACAACCAAGCGGTTGTATTTAAAATCGAGTCACATAACCACCCTTCTGCTGTAGAACCGTACCAAGGAGCAGCGACGGGCGTCGGCGGCATTATTCGCGATATTTTCTCCATGGGAGCTCGCCCTGTGGCATTATTGAACTCGCTCCGTTTCGGTCGCCTCGAAAGCGATCGCGCTCGTTACTTGTTCGAGCATGTCGTTAGTGGGATCGCAGGCTACGGTAACTGTATCGGAATTCCGACAGTTGCTGGAGAAGTCATGTTCGATGAAGCTTATGAAGGCAACCCGCTCGTTAACGCGATGTGCGTCGGACTGATCGATCACGATAAGATTCAACGTGGCGTTGCGAAAGGGATTGGCAATCCGGTATTTTATGTTGGACCTGCAACTGGACGCGATGGCATACACGGTGCGACATTTGCATCTGAAGATTTGACTGCTGAATCCGAAGCGAAGCGTTCGGCTGTACAAGTCGGCGATCCGTTCATGGAGAAGCTCGTAATGGAAGCAACGCTAGAGTTAATCGATTCCGGCATCGTGCTCGGAATTCAAGATATGGGTGCAGCAGGCCTTACTTGCTCCAGTGCGGAAATGGCGAGCAAAGCAGGTAACGGGATGGAGCTGTACTTGGATGAAGTTCCACAGCGAGAAGAAGGCATGACTGCTTACGAAATGATGCTATCTGAATCGCAGGAGCGGATGCTGTTCGTCTGCGAACCGCAACATGAAGCACAGGCGAAAGGCATCTTCGAACGTTGGGGCTTGCACTGCGCTAAAGTTGGTAAAGTATCCGATGACGGCCGCTTGAAGCTGTTCCACAAAGGCGAGCTTGTAGGCGATATGCCTGTTAAGGCTTTGGTTGACGATTGCCCAATCTACAACAAACCGTCTCAAATTCCTGAATACTACTTGAAAAATGGTGCGATCGATACGAATCGTTACGAGCAAGTTTTCGATTTGACCGGTGCGTTGAAGAAGGTTTTGAGTTCTCCATCGCTTGCGAGCAAAGAGTGGGTTTACAATCAATATGACTACATGGTTCGCACAGAGACAGCTGTTCGCCCAGGTTCTGATGCTGCCGTCGTAACGATTCGCGGTACGCGCAAAGGTCTTGCGATGACGACGGACTGTAACGGTCGTTATGTATATCTCGATCCTGAAGTGGGCGGTCGCATTGCAGTAGCTGAAGCGGGTCGCAACATCGTTTGTTCCGGTGCAGAGCCGCTTGCGATTACGGACAACCTGAACTTCGGTAGTCCAGAGAAGCCAGAAGTATTCTGGCAAATGGAGAAAGCGGTTGACGGTATGGCGGAAGCTTGTCGCGTACTGGACACGCCAGTTATTGGCGGTAACGTATCGCTATATAATGAAAATACGAAGGGCGCAATCTACCCGACTCCTGTTGTCGGTATGGTAGGTTTAGTCCATGATGTGGATCATATTACGACGCAAGAATTTAAAGCTGAGGGAGATATCATCTTCCTGTTGGGCGAAACGAAGGCTGAAATCGGCGGTAGTGAATTCCAATATGCTGTTCATGGTGTAACCGAAGGTCGTCCACCAGAATTGGATTTGGCAACTGAACGTGCGTTGCACGGTGCAGTGTTGAGTGTAATTCAGCAAGGGTTAGTCGCTTCTGCTCATGACTTGTCTGAAGGAGGTTTGGCTGCAGCGTTGGCCGAATCCGGATTTGGTCGCGGTCTAGGAGCAGACGTATCGTTCGAAACGAACCTTCGTCCTGATCTTGCACTATTCAGCGAATCGCAGTCTCGTATTTTGCTCAGTGCGAAGCCTGAGAAGGCTGATGCGTTGGCGAATGCACTAAAAGCAGCGGGAATTAAAGTACAGCTTTTAGGTAAAGTATCAGGTGATCGCTTAACGATTTCCGTAGGTGGACATGTTGCAATCGATGCTACAGTTGCAGAATTGCGCCACGAGTGGAAAGACGCGATTCCTTCTTATATGAACGGTAATTCAAAATAA
- the purE gene encoding 5-(carboxyamino)imidazole ribonucleotide mutase, which produces MSALVGVIMGSTSDWETMKKACDVLDELAIPYEKKVVSAHRTPDLMFEYAETAASRGLKTIIAGAGGAAHLPGMVAAKTILPVIGVPVKSSNLNGLDSLLSIVQMPGGIPVATVAIGAAGATNAGLLAAQIIGVFDPEVQARVSARRARITQDVLDNGELL; this is translated from the coding sequence ATGTCTGCACTCGTAGGTGTCATCATGGGAAGTACGTCGGATTGGGAAACGATGAAGAAAGCATGTGATGTGTTAGACGAGTTAGCCATTCCGTACGAGAAGAAGGTTGTTTCGGCGCATCGTACGCCGGACTTGATGTTTGAATATGCAGAAACGGCTGCCTCGCGCGGCTTAAAAACAATAATTGCAGGAGCGGGGGGCGCAGCGCATCTTCCGGGTATGGTTGCAGCCAAGACGATTCTACCTGTCATCGGTGTGCCCGTAAAGTCATCGAACTTGAACGGGCTTGATTCTTTATTGTCGATCGTCCAGATGCCTGGAGGCATCCCGGTTGCAACAGTAGCGATTGGTGCGGCGGGTGCGACGAATGCAGGCTTACTTGCTGCGCAAATTATCGGAGTGTTCGACCCCGAAGTACAGGCTCGTGTTTCTGCGCGCCGGGCACGGATCACACAGGATGTTCTCGATAATGGTGAGTTGTTATGA